The following proteins are encoded in a genomic region of Ornithinibacillus sp. 4-3:
- the ftsL gene encoding cell division protein FtsL, which translates to MNTNHARRWNESAPHKQPVERKVIRVKKQSWITKGEKILYSLVGSLLVASSLYMVSFSSTTDSLNREIQTLESQVQHQKIENEGLAFEIKELSKPERITKIAKENGLKIKDAEVRQAKVLNN; encoded by the coding sequence TTGAATACCAATCATGCGAGAAGATGGAATGAAAGTGCACCACATAAACAACCTGTTGAAAGAAAAGTAATTCGTGTAAAAAAACAAAGCTGGATTACAAAAGGTGAAAAAATATTATATTCATTGGTTGGGTCCTTATTAGTTGCTTCAAGTCTTTATATGGTTTCTTTCTCTTCAACAACAGATAGTCTAAATCGTGAAATACAAACATTAGAAAGTCAAGTACAGCATCAAAAAATTGAAAATGAAGGTTTAGCCTTTGAAATTAAAGAATTAAGTAAACCAGAGAGAATTACGAAGATAGCGAAAGAGAACGGATTGAAAATTAAAGATGCTGAGGTCAGACAAGCTAAAGTTTTAAACAACTAG